A window of the Eleutherodactylus coqui strain aEleCoq1 chromosome 8, aEleCoq1.hap1, whole genome shotgun sequence genome harbors these coding sequences:
- the PDILT gene encoding protein disulfide-isomerase-like protein of the testis — MNVLLLTTFVFSILAFGIAQEGKAGIGPKPKKYKAPKIKEDHNVLVLTSSNFARALKENKYLLVKFYITLSAPSQTVREAFSIAAAHLKEENADVRFGQVDITEEKDLGKEFKIEAYPTFKLFINGDRKNAIDCKGVRTASAFVTWINRRLGPSATLLNTTNHYESFIQSDKVTVVGFLKDPSSRFKEHFSEAAEDIPDFPFGLVTNEDVLLHVGITKNKVAVYNKDKPVHFLISEEEIDSKMDLVRLIQTYIMDVVTEYNLETSVTIFDVPISNHILLFASKTSEQFSAMYEGYESAALEFRGKIVFVLVDTDESRNGRIFEYFRITEVDTPAVRLLNLTSDTKYRMPADDVTFENVRSFCQKYLDGKAKPQRDSENIPKDWDKHPVKELVGKNFNKVAFNKSSNAFVMFYAPWSKSCKELFPVWEELGKRYQNNTNVTIARIDSTANDIQLMTLDRYPHFRFFPAGSESKSVRYTGEKNIEEFTEFLERELRSSSIEKESSESSEEDKEDLTKEEL; from the exons ATGAATGTTCTGCTCCTTACAACGTTTGTCTTCTCCATCTTGGCTTTTGGTATTGCCCAGGAAGGAAAAGCAGGGATTGGACCTAAACCAAAGAAATACAAAGCCCCCAAAATCAAGGAGGACCACAATGTGCTTGTCCTTACAAGTTCCAACTTTGCTCGGGCCCTGAAAGAAAATAAGTATTTATTGGTGAAATTCT ACATCACCCTATCTGCACCTTCACAGACAGTGAGGGAAGCCTTCTCTATAGCAGCAGCACATCTCAAAGAAGAAAATGCAGATGTAAGATTTGGCCAAGTTGACATCACTGAAGAAAAGGATCTTGGAAAAGAGTTTAAAATCGAGGCATATCcaacttttaaactttttatcaATGGTGATAGGAAGAACGCAATTGACTGCAAAG GTGTTAGAACAGCCTCAGCCTTTGTGACATGGATTAACAGACGACTAGGACCTAGTGCAACATTATTAAACACTACCAACCATTATGAGTCCTTCATACAGTCAGATAAAGTCACTGTGGTTGGATTTTTGAAG GATCCCAGCAGTAGGTTTAAAGAACACTTCTCAGAAGCAGCAGAAGACATCCCAGACTTCCCATTTGGTCTTGTAACCAATGAAGATGTTCTTCTACATGTTGGGATAACCAAGAATAAAGTTGCCGTATACAACAAG GATAAACCAGTTCACTTTCTGATATCAGAAGAAGAAATTGATAGCAAAATGGATCTAGTTCGATTAATTCAGACTTACATCATGGATGTGGTAACCGAATATAACCTGGAG ACGTCTGTGACTATATTTGATGTCCCCATTTCCAATCACATCCTTCTGTTTGCTTCAAAAACATCAGAGCAGTTTAGTGCGATGTATGAAGGTTATGAATCTGCAGCCCTGGAGTTCAGAGGAAAG ATTGTATTTGTCTTGGTTGACACTGATGAAAGCCGCAATGGCCGGATCTTTGAATATTTCCGTATCACAGAGGTGGATACCCCTGCTGTTCGTCTTCTAAACTTAACAAGTGATACGAAATACCGGATGCcagctgatgatgtcaccttTGAAAATGTTAGAAGCTTCTGCCAGAAGTACTTGGATGGAAAAGCCAAG CCCCAAAGAGACAGTGAAAATATTCCGAAGGACTGGGATAAACATCCGGTAAAAGAACTGGTTGGGAAGAATTTCAATAAAGTTGCCTTCAACAAATCAAGCAATGCATTTGTCATGTTCT ATGCTCCTTGGTCCAAATCATGCAAAGAACTTTTTCCTGTATGGGAAGAATTAGGGAAAAGGTACCAAAATAACACTAACGTGACAATTGCCAGAATAGACAGCACTGCCAATGATATTCAACTGATGACATTGGATCGCTATCCTCATTTTCGGTTCTTCCCTGCTGGATCAGAGTCAAAG TCTGTTAGGTATACAGGGGAGAAGAATATTGAAGAATTTACAGAATTCTTGGAGCGTGAACTGAGATCTTCAAGTATAGAAAAG GAATCCTCAGAGTCCTCAGAAGAAGACAAGGAAGACCTAACAAAAGAAGAACTGTAG